One Calditrichia bacterium DNA window includes the following coding sequences:
- a CDS encoding aminopeptidase P family protein: MIREKIAQAIDILREKNIDLWLTFERESKVTRDPMHGFIAESDVTWQTAFIITATGEALVIAGNLDVAELAAQGHYSQVHSYVQSIREPLLATLNRINPASIAINYSQNSPVADGLTLGLYRELQAHLQNTPFAERLISAEPLINALRGRKTDAEIDRMRKAAHLTLDIFSQVGSFIRPGKTEKEIAAFVLEKVDRAGLETSWSRQFCPAVFTGPDTAGAHAAPTDRQVQTGHLVNMDFGVKFDGYCADLQRTWYVPHSGEGVPDAVTNGFRVLRAAIDSAANAIKPGVLGADIDAIARGFLEKNGYEGYPHGLGHQLGREPHDGGALLAPAWDRYGQTPFTPIEAGQVFTIEPRLFVPQHGTVTIEEEIWVRENGVINIDTPQRELWIVQ, translated from the coding sequence ATGATTCGTGAGAAAATTGCCCAGGCGATCGATATCTTGCGCGAAAAAAATATCGATTTGTGGCTCACTTTCGAGCGCGAGAGCAAAGTTACCCGCGATCCGATGCACGGCTTCATCGCCGAAAGCGATGTGACCTGGCAAACCGCATTTATCATTACCGCGACGGGTGAGGCGCTGGTTATCGCCGGAAATCTGGATGTTGCAGAATTGGCTGCGCAGGGGCATTATTCGCAGGTGCACAGCTATGTGCAATCGATTCGCGAACCGCTTTTGGCGACGCTGAACCGGATCAATCCTGCCAGCATCGCCATCAATTATTCGCAAAACAGCCCGGTTGCGGATGGACTGACACTCGGATTGTATCGCGAATTGCAGGCGCATCTCCAAAACACGCCGTTTGCCGAACGACTGATCAGCGCGGAACCGCTGATCAATGCCTTACGCGGGCGTAAAACGGATGCGGAAATCGACCGGATGCGCAAAGCCGCACACCTCACGCTGGACATTTTTTCGCAGGTCGGCAGCTTCATTCGCCCCGGAAAAACGGAAAAGGAAATTGCCGCGTTTGTGCTGGAAAAAGTAGATCGCGCGGGTCTGGAAACTTCGTGGAGCCGCCAGTTTTGCCCGGCGGTATTCACCGGGCCGGATACCGCCGGCGCACACGCCGCACCAACAGACCGGCAGGTGCAAACCGGACATCTGGTCAATATGGATTTCGGCGTAAAATTTGACGGTTACTGCGCAGATTTGCAACGAACCTGGTATGTGCCGCATTCCGGTGAGGGCGTTCCCGATGCCGTTACCAACGGGTTCCGGGTGCTCCGCGCTGCCATCGACAGCGCCGCAAATGCCATCAAACCCGGCGTTTTGGGCGCGGATATCGACGCCATCGCCCGCGGATTTCTGGAAAAAAACGGCTACGAAGGCTATCCGCACGGACTCGGGCACCAGCTCGGTCGCGAGCCGCACGACGGCGGGGCATTGCTCGCACCGGCGTGGGATCGCTACGGGCAAACGCCGTTTACACCCATCGAAGCGGGGCAGGTGTTTACCATCGAACCGCGATTGTTTGTGCCGCAGCACGGCACGGTAACTATTGAGGAGGAAATCTGGGTGCGGGAAAATGGCGTGATCAACATCGATACGCCGCAGCGGGAATTGTGGATCGTTCAATAA
- a CDS encoding response regulator: MQKTENREVIFLVVEDNPADQKLTMKALSRNSEKNVVVIANDGQEALDYLNGHGEFGNRKKHPFPDIMLLDINMPRLNGKDLLQRIRISEQLKHLPVIMLTNSVYEVDIVESYRLGANAYVQKPVTIREFFEAVDNLENFWLNTTKLPGYFQN; encoded by the coding sequence ATGCAAAAAACAGAAAATAGAGAAGTAATTTTTTTAGTGGTGGAAGATAATCCCGCCGATCAGAAATTGACAATGAAAGCGTTAAGCCGCAACAGCGAAAAAAACGTGGTTGTCATTGCCAATGATGGTCAGGAGGCACTGGATTATCTGAATGGCCACGGTGAATTTGGCAATCGTAAAAAACACCCGTTTCCGGATATTATGTTGCTGGATATTAATATGCCGCGTTTAAACGGCAAAGATTTGTTGCAGCGAATCCGCATTTCTGAACAGTTGAAACACTTGCCTGTCATCATGCTTACCAATTCCGTTTACGAAGTAGATATTGTTGAATCCTACCGTTTGGGCGCAAATGCGTATGTCCAAAAACCGGTTACCATCAGAGAATTTTTTGAAGCAGTGGACAATCTGGAAAATTTTTGGCTGAACACCACCAAACTGCCGGGTTATTTCCAAAATTGA
- a CDS encoding MFS transporter, which translates to MSEVRLPKRFSAFIATQSLGAFNDNLFKMLLQLYVLQIVAVKVMTDELFIFISTLIFAVPFLLFGSWSGYFADKYSKTAVMRVVKFAEIGIMLFGALAFYLDSVWLMFAMLFLMASQSTFFSPAKYGYIPEACAPQSVSRANGWVEMSTFLSIILGTAITGFLLGFHENNAQIAALYCIGVAVLGSLSVITIPNIPAAGTDKKFPLNPVIDMWRELAFLKAQKGLWLAALANSYFWLVGLLFQTNILIYGDRMLGDDPASTVKLALMPAFIGIGIAMGSLLASRWSGKKVELGLVPLGGIGIAIAGIALFFTKSSYTATAITLFLAGGMGGLYIVPLYAYLQAYSREHEKGRVMAATGILNGLFMVLGALLYGLFSVTWAIPPDMIYLIMGFVSIGAVVYICTVIPEYFVRFCFWLLTNTFYRINIVGEENIPLKGPALLTPNHVTFVDAFILGSTMQRFIRFIMAEEFFAIPVAKWLFYLMDVIPIDPSKGRESIMNSLNLAKERMKDGHVVCIFPEGKLTRTGEMSEFRKGFETIMKGMDAPIIPVYMHNLFGSMYSYAHSGSKVKRPRSLFRKVTVIFGEPLPPDTKTPELEAAVRQLKAKVAG; encoded by the coding sequence ATGTCCGAAGTCCGATTGCCGAAACGATTTTCCGCATTTATTGCCACCCAAAGCCTTGGCGCGTTTAACGACAACCTGTTCAAAATGCTGTTGCAATTATACGTACTGCAAATAGTTGCAGTAAAAGTGATGACGGACGAGCTGTTTATTTTTATATCCACGCTCATTTTTGCAGTGCCGTTTTTGTTGTTCGGCTCGTGGTCGGGTTATTTTGCGGACAAATATTCCAAAACCGCGGTGATGCGCGTGGTGAAATTCGCGGAAATCGGCATCATGCTGTTTGGTGCGCTGGCGTTTTATCTGGACAGCGTTTGGCTGATGTTCGCGATGCTTTTTCTGATGGCTTCGCAAAGCACCTTTTTCAGCCCCGCGAAATACGGCTACATTCCCGAAGCTTGCGCGCCGCAGTCGGTTTCCCGCGCCAACGGATGGGTGGAAATGAGCACTTTTCTCTCGATCATTTTGGGCACGGCAATCACCGGATTTCTGCTCGGTTTTCACGAAAACAACGCGCAAATCGCGGCGCTGTATTGCATCGGCGTGGCGGTGCTCGGCTCGCTCTCTGTGATCACGATTCCCAACATTCCCGCCGCCGGAACGGATAAAAAATTCCCGCTCAATCCCGTGATCGACATGTGGCGGGAGCTGGCGTTCCTCAAAGCGCAAAAAGGGCTGTGGCTGGCAGCACTGGCGAACAGCTATTTTTGGCTGGTCGGGCTGCTGTTCCAAACCAATATTCTGATTTACGGCGACCGCATGCTCGGCGACGATCCCGCATCCACCGTAAAACTGGCGCTGATGCCAGCGTTTATCGGCATCGGCATTGCGATGGGTTCGCTGCTGGCCAGCCGTTGGTCAGGCAAAAAAGTGGAACTGGGATTGGTGCCGCTCGGCGGCATCGGCATCGCGATTGCGGGCATCGCCCTGTTTTTCACGAAAAGCTCGTACACGGCAACGGCAATCACCCTGTTTTTGGCCGGCGGGATGGGCGGATTGTATATCGTGCCGCTGTATGCCTACCTGCAAGCCTATTCCCGCGAGCACGAAAAAGGGCGGGTGATGGCGGCAACCGGCATTCTCAACGGGCTGTTTATGGTGCTCGGCGCGTTGCTGTACGGGCTGTTTTCGGTGACGTGGGCTATTCCGCCGGACATGATTTATCTGATTATGGGATTCGTGAGCATCGGCGCGGTGGTCTATATTTGCACCGTGATCCCGGAATATTTTGTGCGATTCTGCTTCTGGCTGCTGACGAATACCTTTTACCGGATCAACATTGTCGGCGAGGAAAATATCCCGCTGAAAGGTCCGGCGCTGCTCACACCCAATCACGTGACATTTGTGGATGCGTTTATTCTGGGCTCGACAATGCAGCGGTTTATCCGCTTTATTATGGCGGAAGAATTTTTTGCGATCCCGGTGGCCAAGTGGTTGTTTTATTTAATGGATGTGATCCCGATTGATCCCTCCAAAGGGCGCGAATCGATTATGAATAGCCTGAATCTGGCCAAAGAGCGGATGAAAGACGGGCATGTGGTGTGCATTTTCCCGGAGGGAAAACTGACCCGAACCGGCGAAATGAGCGAGTTCCGCAAGGGATTTGAAACGATTATGAAAGGGATGGACGCACCGATTATACCGGTGTATATGCACAATTTGTTCGGCAGCATGTATAGCTACGCGCACAGCGGCTCGAAAGTGAAACGCCCGCGCAGCCTCTTCCGCAAAGTGACGGTAATTTTTGGCGAACCGTTGCCGCCGGATACCAAGACACCGGAATTGGAGGCGGCTGTCCGGCAATTAAAAGCAAAAGTTGCCGGGTGA
- a CDS encoding cold shock domain-containing protein — protein MADRTTGTVKWFDAKKGFGFITSNSDRDIFVHYSSIRESGGFRTLEEGQQVEFTLNETEKGPHAQDVVPV, from the coding sequence ATGGCAGATCGTACTACCGGTACCGTCAAGTGGTTCGATGCGAAAAAGGGTTTTGGTTTTATAACCAGCAATTCCGATCGCGATATTTTTGTGCATTACTCTTCGATTCGTGAATCGGGTGGTTTCCGAACACTGGAAGAAGGCCAACAGGTTGAATTCACGCTGAACGAAACAGAAAAAGGCCCGCATGCACAGGATGTCGTGCCGGTTTAA
- a CDS encoding TlpA family protein disulfide reductase gives MFSKNKYLSGLFLLIAVIAFGYHFFSPDGDPAKMGVERSGDIALTTLNGDEVSLADYRGKVVLVNFWATWCQPCVKEIPDLVKLRNTYKDQGFEVLGLVVNSPSNQVRKMVSDLEMNYPILPADARLASKFGNVTTIPRTFVLDTEGNIVEDVLGMRSYRAFELMITKHLPKNAKS, from the coding sequence ATGTTCAGCAAAAACAAATATTTATCGGGTCTGTTTCTTTTAATAGCGGTGATTGCTTTCGGCTATCATTTTTTTTCGCCGGATGGCGATCCCGCCAAAATGGGCGTTGAGCGCAGCGGCGATATCGCATTAACCACGTTAAATGGCGACGAAGTTTCGCTCGCGGATTATCGCGGGAAAGTGGTGCTGGTCAACTTTTGGGCAACCTGGTGTCAGCCCTGTGTAAAGGAAATTCCCGATTTGGTAAAACTGCGTAACACCTATAAAGATCAAGGGTTTGAGGTGCTCGGATTGGTCGTCAATTCGCCATCCAACCAGGTGCGGAAAATGGTCAGCGATTTGGAAATGAACTACCCGATTTTACCGGCGGATGCCCGTCTGGCATCGAAATTTGGCAACGTCACAACCATCCCGCGCACATTTGTGCTGGACACAGAAGGCAATATTGTTGAAGATGTTTTGGGCATGCGCTCCTACCGCGCATTTGAGTTGATGATCACCAAACATCTGCCTAAAAACGCCAAAAGCTAA
- a CDS encoding aminotransferase class I/II-fold pyridoxal phosphate-dependent enzyme translates to MSLEKLNKSLVAEVAALKAEGRAKAPERIIVDYLPAKNGRGPRYKLKGSDNEFIRMNSNSYLSLSNHPKVVEAADKATHKFGVGPGAVRFIDGTFNYHVELEERIAAYVGKPAAKIFNSAYTANLALALTINNDQTYWIGDALNHNCIIRAMRISNVPRENKAIYKHNSMDELKAHLENIPDRIERAVVIFDGIFSMRGDFAPIDEIEKLVAPNRGKVRDGIVTVVDDSHGIGAYGATGRGTPEHTNTQPDVIVGTFGKAFGVNGGFIAGSPELIEAVRQKADTYIYTNPLSVADCAAATAAINIADSPEGIERLKHLKARTQQFRDGLAALGMESIPGPHPVVPLMVRDTAKTHQMVQHLYEKGILVVGLTFPVVPKGDETMRFQINAAHTETDINYALDVLSAFKK, encoded by the coding sequence ATGTCTTTGGAAAAACTGAATAAATCACTCGTTGCAGAAGTTGCCGCGCTGAAAGCGGAAGGTCGCGCGAAAGCGCCGGAACGCATCATCGTGGATTATTTGCCCGCGAAAAACGGGCGCGGTCCGCGTTACAAACTGAAAGGCTCGGACAACGAATTTATCCGCATGAATTCCAACAGCTATCTCTCGCTGTCCAACCACCCGAAAGTGGTGGAAGCGGCGGACAAAGCCACCCACAAATTCGGCGTCGGTCCCGGCGCAGTGCGCTTTATCGACGGCACGTTTAATTATCACGTGGAACTGGAGGAGCGGATTGCGGCGTATGTCGGCAAACCTGCGGCAAAAATTTTTAACTCCGCATACACCGCCAATCTGGCGCTGGCGCTGACCATCAACAACGATCAAACCTACTGGATCGGCGATGCGTTGAACCACAACTGCATCATCCGCGCGATGCGCATTTCCAACGTTCCGCGTGAAAATAAAGCCATTTACAAACACAACAGCATGGACGAGCTGAAAGCGCATCTCGAAAACATCCCGGATCGGATTGAGCGAGCAGTGGTGATTTTCGACGGGATTTTCAGCATGCGCGGCGATTTTGCGCCCATCGACGAAATTGAAAAACTGGTGGCACCGAATCGCGGGAAAGTGCGGGACGGTATCGTCACCGTGGTGGATGATTCGCACGGCATCGGCGCGTATGGCGCCACCGGACGCGGCACACCGGAACACACAAACACGCAGCCGGATGTCATCGTCGGCACCTTTGGCAAAGCGTTTGGCGTGAACGGCGGGTTCATCGCCGGCAGCCCGGAGTTGATTGAAGCGGTTCGCCAGAAAGCGGATACCTACATTTACACCAATCCACTCAGCGTGGCGGATTGCGCCGCTGCAACCGCAGCCATCAACATCGCAGACAGCCCGGAAGGCATCGAGCGACTGAAACACCTGAAAGCCCGCACCCAACAATTCCGCGACGGATTGGCTGCGCTAGGCATGGAATCGATTCCCGGACCGCATCCGGTGGTGCCGCTGATGGTTCGCGATACCGCCAAAACCCACCAAATGGTGCAACATTTGTATGAAAAAGGCATTCTGGTGGTCGGGCTTACGTTTCCGGTGGTGCCGAAAGGCGATGAAACCATGCGTTTCCAGATCAACGCGGCGCATACGGAAACGGACATTAATTACGCGCTGGATGTGTTGAGCGCGTTCAAAAAATAG
- a CDS encoding M1 family metallopeptidase, producing the protein MRPTQLWLSFLSLIILWTTGAIAQEYDEFFVVPEDTILRYFAENQPDVPPDSIANYRMDVTLDVNTKLIDGKMRLVWQNATAFPATDLYFHLYYNAWRNNKSSFLNSVRYNNRDVSGYGEADWGYCEIKTIRIVPNGNFEGEDVLSKLVYEQPDDGNSADRTVMRLPLLRSVFPGETIELDIEWVSKVPRPVARTGYLNDYFFIAQWFPKIAVFDPNGMWNAHQFIQTEFYADFGTYDVRLTVPKNWQVGATGREISRVDTLPNTTVYHYFQNAVHDFVWVASPVFREFYQQFEMPGLPPVDMRLLLMPYNLDKRERYFQAAATALNYYGTWYGPYPYGHITIIDPAYQSQSGGMEYPTLFTGGARWLSPPGSRQPESVTIHEAGHQFWYGLIANNEFEHAWLDEGINTYSQHRIFRQHLSRWQLTRRYMDDFLPLVYNDVFRAERSDGADMYRGLESGLKRDAMSTPSWKNGPGAYRINAYNRPALMLQTLENYLGWKTFQSVLSTFFERFRFHHPTPEDFFAVVNEVSGQDLSWFFHEAYFGTNVFDYAVGEVKSEKINALKGFDYDQDNIVFKSPNPEDAAAQTAAYRSTVYVRRWGEAIFPVEVKLTFDNGEEELERWDGRDRWKMFRYIKGAKLQKVEVDPSGKLVLDVNSVNNSWVRQSSAPLAAWKWTSKWMIWLQNVMELLAFFA; encoded by the coding sequence ATGCGACCAACACAGCTTTGGCTGTCATTTTTATCGCTGATTATTTTATGGACAACCGGTGCCATCGCGCAGGAATATGACGAATTTTTCGTAGTTCCGGAAGATACTATTTTGCGCTATTTCGCCGAAAATCAGCCGGATGTGCCGCCGGATAGCATCGCCAATTACCGGATGGACGTAACGCTGGATGTGAACACCAAACTTATCGATGGAAAAATGCGCCTGGTTTGGCAAAATGCCACTGCTTTTCCGGCTACCGATCTGTATTTTCACCTTTATTATAACGCCTGGCGAAACAACAAAAGCTCTTTTCTGAATTCGGTTCGATACAACAATCGCGATGTATCCGGTTACGGCGAAGCGGATTGGGGCTATTGCGAAATCAAAACCATCCGCATCGTGCCGAACGGCAATTTTGAAGGCGAAGATGTGCTGAGCAAACTGGTTTACGAACAACCTGACGACGGCAATTCTGCCGATCGGACGGTGATGCGACTACCGCTGCTGCGCTCTGTTTTTCCCGGCGAAACCATCGAGCTGGATATCGAATGGGTGTCCAAAGTGCCGCGACCGGTTGCCCGCACCGGCTATTTGAACGATTATTTTTTTATCGCACAGTGGTTCCCAAAAATCGCGGTGTTCGATCCCAACGGCATGTGGAATGCGCATCAATTTATCCAAACGGAATTTTACGCGGATTTCGGCACCTACGATGTGCGGCTGACCGTGCCCAAAAACTGGCAGGTTGGCGCCACCGGACGGGAAATTTCGCGGGTGGATACGCTGCCGAACACGACGGTTTATCACTATTTCCAGAACGCCGTGCACGATTTTGTGTGGGTCGCCAGCCCGGTTTTTCGCGAATTTTATCAACAATTTGAGATGCCCGGACTACCGCCGGTAGATATGCGCCTGTTGCTGATGCCCTACAATCTGGACAAACGCGAACGCTATTTTCAGGCTGCGGCAACCGCGCTGAATTATTACGGCACGTGGTACGGACCGTATCCGTACGGGCATATTACGATTATCGATCCGGCGTATCAATCGCAATCCGGCGGGATGGAGTATCCAACCCTGTTCACGGGCGGCGCAAGATGGCTCTCGCCGCCCGGCAGCCGCCAGCCGGAAAGTGTTACCATTCACGAAGCGGGGCATCAATTTTGGTACGGGCTGATCGCCAATAATGAGTTTGAGCATGCCTGGCTGGATGAGGGCATCAACACGTATTCGCAGCACCGCATTTTTCGCCAACACCTTTCCCGCTGGCAGTTAACCCGGCGCTATATGGATGATTTTTTGCCGCTCGTTTACAACGATGTGTTCCGGGCAGAACGCAGCGACGGCGCAGATATGTATCGCGGTCTGGAATCGGGTTTAAAACGCGACGCGATGTCTACGCCATCGTGGAAAAACGGCCCCGGTGCATATCGCATCAATGCGTACAATCGTCCCGCGCTGATGCTCCAAACGCTGGAAAATTATCTCGGCTGGAAAACATTCCAGAGTGTGTTGAGCACTTTTTTTGAACGATTTCGGTTTCATCACCCGACGCCGGAAGATTTTTTTGCAGTGGTAAACGAGGTGAGCGGACAGGATTTAAGCTGGTTTTTTCACGAAGCTTATTTTGGCACCAACGTTTTCGATTACGCCGTTGGCGAGGTGAAATCGGAAAAAATCAACGCTTTAAAAGGCTTTGATTACGACCAGGATAACATTGTCTTTAAATCGCCGAATCCGGAAGATGCTGCTGCCCAAACGGCAGCCTACCGCAGCACGGTTTATGTGCGTCGCTGGGGCGAAGCGATTTTTCCGGTGGAAGTGAAACTGACGTTCGACAATGGCGAAGAGGAATTGGAACGTTGGGACGGACGGGATCGCTGGAAAATGTTCCGTTACATCAAAGGCGCAAAGTTGCAAAAAGTGGAGGTCGATCCGTCCGGGAAACTGGTGCTCGACGTCAATTCTGTTAACAACAGTTGGGTACGGCAAAGCAGCGCACCGCTGGCAGCGTGGAAATGGACATCAAAATGGATGATCTGGTTGCAAAATGTAATGGAGTTGCTGGCGTTTTTTGCCTGA
- the rraA gene encoding ribonuclease E activity regulator RraA codes for MPTFATADLCDAHEFADYLHIAEPIFLIYGGKTAFFGEIVTVRVFEDNVLVKQQLASPGNGRVLVVDGGASLRVALMGDNLAQMGADNGWSGVIINGCIRDAAEIASIDIGIRALNTTPRRSIKRGEGETNVPVTFAGVRFVPGHFVYADADGILVADRQL; via the coding sequence ATGCCCACATTTGCCACAGCCGACCTTTGCGATGCCCACGAATTCGCGGATTATCTGCACATCGCCGAGCCAATTTTTCTGATTTATGGCGGGAAAACCGCGTTTTTTGGCGAGATTGTTACCGTGCGGGTTTTTGAGGATAACGTATTGGTAAAACAACAGTTAGCATCGCCGGGAAACGGGCGGGTGCTGGTGGTGGACGGCGGTGCATCGCTGCGCGTTGCGCTGATGGGCGACAACCTCGCCCAAATGGGTGCGGATAACGGTTGGAGCGGCGTGATCATCAACGGCTGCATCCGCGATGCGGCGGAAATTGCCAGTATCGATATTGGCATTCGGGCGCTGAACACCACGCCCCGCCGGAGCATCAAACGCGGTGAGGGCGAAACCAATGTGCCGGTCACGTTTGCCGGGGTGCGCTTTGTTCCCGGACATTTTGTCTATGCGGATGCGGACGGCATTCTGGTTGCCGACCGGCAATTGTAG
- a CDS encoding DUF790 family protein codes for MLTKDLLRYDAKSGQIFPKFIDPEKPKLLTVASELIEIYKAAVGENNRNQLAEAVKPVIDAAPFSAIVARGLDKLLQDRTEFDTAPNAELMDFRQQIFSETAQLLREKPFASEADFRQQVAATIGQPSETIAGELYADLPDFQRVTHFKPYSVERLLLRYNVAQVQALLMRCSELTLKLSDSGAPEMRQLFKYLRFRQLLASIRKDDSGDFLITVDGPLNLFYKSQKYGMNLALFFPAVLHQPVWEVQAMIKINNRREYRLTLDQTSGLRPYSHQFLAYVPEEISMFQDVFSQKIADWQIEPAANFVPLPGDFYCFPDFNLRHESGREIALELFHPWHASHLLSRLQQVHDAEAPPLIIGVAKVLQKDSLVAETLAESVYFRNYGFVFREMPTAEQIRPMLAALLEK; via the coding sequence GTGCTGACCAAAGACCTGCTGCGTTACGATGCCAAATCCGGGCAAATTTTCCCGAAATTTATCGATCCCGAAAAGCCGAAATTGCTGACGGTCGCTTCGGAATTGATTGAAATTTACAAAGCAGCGGTTGGGGAAAATAATCGAAATCAACTGGCGGAAGCCGTAAAACCGGTGATTGACGCCGCGCCATTTTCCGCGATTGTTGCCCGGGGATTGGATAAATTATTGCAGGATCGCACCGAATTCGACACTGCCCCGAATGCCGAACTGATGGATTTCCGGCAGCAAATTTTCAGCGAAACCGCGCAATTGCTCCGCGAAAAACCGTTCGCCAGCGAAGCTGATTTTCGACAGCAAGTTGCCGCGACAATCGGGCAACCGTCCGAAACCATTGCCGGAGAATTGTATGCAGATTTGCCGGATTTTCAGCGTGTTACCCATTTCAAACCGTATTCTGTAGAGCGGTTGCTGCTGCGCTACAACGTGGCGCAAGTGCAGGCATTGCTGATGCGCTGCAGCGAACTGACCCTGAAATTGAGCGATTCCGGTGCACCGGAGATGCGCCAGTTGTTCAAATATCTGCGCTTTCGCCAGTTGCTCGCGAGCATCCGCAAAGATGACAGCGGCGATTTTTTGATTACCGTTGACGGCCCGCTCAACCTCTTTTACAAATCGCAAAAATACGGGATGAATCTGGCGCTGTTTTTTCCGGCGGTACTGCACCAACCGGTGTGGGAAGTGCAGGCGATGATTAAAATTAACAATCGTCGGGAATATCGCCTGACACTCGACCAAACCAGCGGATTGCGACCGTATTCGCACCAGTTTCTGGCGTATGTGCCGGAAGAAATCAGCATGTTTCAGGATGTTTTTTCGCAGAAAATTGCGGATTGGCAAATCGAACCGGCGGCTAATTTTGTGCCGCTGCCGGGCGATTTTTACTGTTTTCCCGATTTCAATTTGCGGCATGAATCCGGGCGGGAAATTGCGCTGGAGCTGTTTCATCCGTGGCACGCGAGTCATTTGCTCAGCCGGTTGCAGCAGGTGCACGATGCGGAAGCGCCACCGCTGATCATCGGCGTGGCGAAGGTGCTGCAAAAGGACTCTCTCGTTGCGGAAACGCTGGCGGAATCCGTATATTTCCGGAATTACGGCTTTGTTTTCCGGGAAATGCCCACTGCCGAGCAGATCCGTCCGATGCTGGCTGCGCTGCTCGAAAAATAA